The Henckelia pumila isolate YLH828 chromosome 2, ASM3356847v2, whole genome shotgun sequence genome includes a window with the following:
- the LOC140880915 gene encoding uncharacterized protein: MDSMSEHAQDSISASGRVLEKLNLPNLQSKMKSDPEGYGSELTLIYNQFKSSLELFERQAAMNFTSLSGIGNDPTVAKDLGDRSMFLAHVVQFYPKQLSGFPNELAQFLKSSARSLPSGLRVNVTHALIMLINRKMIDISETLDLFMELQTVGDRALKKLAFSHVIQSIRRMNHKHKNDPKNRALQNILYGMLQQEEETKAKVALVTLCDLHRRKVWSDDRTANAICMACFHSSSRIMTAALSFLLDFEKIKDGDDSDDSSSEDDAETQQPQIMLNKEAVYKASHKGTSSSKKKKKAKLLRVARSMKKKQRLSSDNNNSNYYSPLNHLKDAQGFVEKLLSRLQNCNERFEIKMIMLKVIARTVGLHRLVLLNFYPYLQKYVQPHQRDVTSLLAAAVQACHDMVPPDAVEPLFKQVVNQFVHDKSRTEAIAVGLNVVREICVRMPLLMTEDLLQDLVLYRNSHEKAVSSAARSLLSLFREVCPSLLAKKDRGRSTNPKARPKAFGEVDIASDIPDIELLEQDDSDENVDEDTEACSLGEDYENGGGGGLIENDDPGECESGSETESENESARSSDCDSEKDDRNTDNDELDSEVSDENDDDITGDVDDVDEENEENAERVPEASSGFLETDTSGRADGVHDNGSKAQKRKFSDFEEQLNTADKSLRALKKLAGLKSGNTPSDINDGILSNEDFQRIKELKAKKEAQTALAKHGFKLPSSDQLSAKRVDAATLEANIKLKLTKQERLDLIRAGREERGKYQARTAIKQKKTGGLSNRQKEHKKAMPLAAKRAKVAKSRIEKKKLKQRSGKQFRGRKAWK, encoded by the exons ATGGATTCGATGTCTGAACACGCCCAGGACTCAATATCGGCTTCAGGACGAGTTTTGGAGAAGCTCAACCTACCTAACCTGCAAAGCAAAATGAAGTCTGACCCAGAAGGATATGGGTCAGAACTAACCTTGATTTACAATCAATTTAAGTCATCGCTTGAGCTCTTTGAGAGACAAGCTGCCATGAATTTCACCTCACTGAGTGGAATCGGCAATGACCCAACAGTGGCGAAGGATTTAGGTGATCGGTCCATGTTTTTGGCCCATGTCGTTCAATTTTACCCGAAACAGCTGTCTGGCTTTCCAAATGAGTTGGCCCAGTTTTTAAAATCGTCTGCTCGATCGCTGCCGTCTGGACTCAGGGTGAATGTGACTCATGCTTTGATTATGTTGATTAATCGCAAG ATGATTGATATTTCAGAGACCCTTGACTTGTTCATGGAGCTACAAACTGTAGGCGATAGAGCATTAAAAAAACTGGCGTTCTCTCACGTTATTCAGAGTATTAGGCGTATGAACCATAAGCATAAGAATGATCCCAAGAATCGTGCACTTCAGAATATTTTATATGGGATGCTGCAG CAAGAGGAAGAAACAAAAGCAAAAGTAGCACTCGTTACCCTTTGTGATCTTCATCGGAGGAAAGTTTGGTCAGATGATAGGACAGCGAATGCAATATGTATGGCATGTTTTCATTCTTCGTCAAG GATCATGACAGCTGCCTTGTCATTTCTTCTTGATTTTGAGAAGATTAAAGATGGTGATGATAGTGATGATTCTAGCAGCGAAGATGATGCAGAAACTCAACAGCCGCAAATCATGCTGAATAAAGAGGCTGTTTACAAG GCAAGCCATAAAGGCACCTCATCTagcaaaaagaaaaagaaagccaAACTGCTGCGAGTTGCTCGTAGCATGAAGAAGAAGCAGCGGCTATCATCTGACAATAATAACTCAAACTACTATTCACCACTGAACCATTTGAAAGATGCACAG GGCTTTGTGGAAAAGCTGCTCTCGCGCCTGCAAAATTGCAATGAGCGGTTTGAG ATTAAGATGATTATGCTCAAAGTAATTGCCCGAACTGTTGGCCTTCATCGTTTGGTTTTGTTAAACTTCTACCCGTATCTTCAGAAATATGTACAG CCTCATCAACGGGATGTCACAAGTTTACTAGCTGCTGCTGTTCAGGCATGCCATGACATG GTCCCACCAGATGCGGTTGAACCATTATTCAAGCAAGTAGTCAACCAATTTGTGCATGACAAGTCGCGCACAGAG GCCATCGCTGTTGGGCTGAATGTAGTCCGTGAAATATGTGTACGGATGCCCTTG TTGATGACTGAAGATTTGCTGCAAGACCTTGTGCTGTATAGAAACTCGCATGAGAAAGCAGTTTCTTCAGCTGCTCGTTCCCTTCTCTCTTTGTTTAGAGAG GTTTGCCCCTCACTGTTGGCCAAGAAGGATAGAGGAAGGTCCACAAACCCAAAAGCCAGACCTAAAGCATTTGGTGAAGTGGATATCGCTAGTGATATTCCAGATATTGAGTTGTTGGAGCAAGATGATAGTGATGAAAACGTGGACGAGGACACTGAAGCTTGCTCACTTGGTGAGGATTATGAAAATGGCGGTGGTGGTGGCCTTATTGAAAATGATGACCCTGGTGAATGTGAGAGTGGTTCTGAAACTgaatctgaaaatgaatctgCTCGTTCCAGTGATTGTGATTCTGAGAAGGATGATAGAAACACTGATAATGATGAACTCGATTCTGAAGTGTCTGATGAAAATGATGATGACATTACTGGTGATGTTGATGATGTTGATGAAGAAAATGAGGAGAATGCTGAAAGGGTGCCTGAGGCTTCCAGTGGATTTTTAGAGACGGATACTAGTGGGAGGGCTGATGGTGTTCATGACAATGGATCAAAAGCACAAAAGAGGAAGTTCTCTGATTttgaagaacaattaaatactgCTGATAAAAGTTTACGTGCTTTGAAGAAATTGGCTGGATTGAAATCTGGAAATACTCCCTCAGACATAAATGATGGGATTCTATCTAATGAGGACTTCCAAAGAATAAAAGAACTGAAG GCCAAGAAGGAGGCTCAAACTGCTTTGGCCAAGCATGGATTTAAACTTCCTAGCTCCGATCAACTTAGCGCGAAGAGAGTTGATGCTGCCACACTTGAA GCTAATATAAAGCTGAAATTAACCAAGCAAGAAAGATTGGATTTGATAAGAGCGGGGAGGGAAGAAAGAGGGAAATACCAGGCCCGGACTGCTATAAAACAGAAAAAG ACCGGTGGTTTAAGCAATCGGCAGAAGGAACACAAAAAGGCTATGCCCCTCGCGGCAAAGAGAGCCAAGGTAGCCAAATCTCGTATAGAGAAGAAGAAATTAAAACAACGATCCGGCAAACAATTCCGTGGGAGAAAAGCATGGAAATGA
- the LOC140879383 gene encoding oxysterol-binding protein-related protein 1D yields MSMNPLCCIAPVSVEKDRAGLRPQTLSQELVSDDVVVYDSSNNAGANPVRYSSRRSLSIGNDVLAAVGGGGGVDLAKERCDENVETKSCVGVLYKWVNYGKGWRARWFVLEDGVLSYYKVHGPDKIVVGNGRENGVKVIGAESLRYIRKCNLGSVSVNGHLGNGFGSGKQWKPFGEVHLKVSSVRASKSDDKRLSIFSGTRTLHLRCESKEDRASWIEALLVAKDKFPRLLTSNDLASSEEFIVSTEKLRARLVQDGISETVVKDCESIMLGELSEIQNQLRTLQLKHILLLDTLRRLETEKIELETTVVDETKGRDSCSGQGNRRFSDFYSVLSEGSASDSDADIESRYGGDVETDEDEGIFFDTNDFLSAESLRSASYRSRDNSLYACEADFYFSGRLREIGMGTKEIEFPYVRRRDNLPEPKEKEKPVGLWSIIKDNIGKDLSGVCLPVYFNEPLSSLQKCFEDLEHSYLVDRALEWGKQGNDLMRILNVAAFAVSGYASTEGRQCKPFNPLLGETYEADYPDKGLKFFSEKVSHHPMIVACHCEGRGWKFWGDSNLKGKFWGRSIQLDPVGTLTLQFEDGETFQWSKVTTSIYNIIIGKIYCDHYGTMRIKGSGNYSCKLKFKEQSIIDRNPHQVHGFVQDNRTGEKVAVLLGKWDEAMYYVMGDPSTKPKGYDPMTETVLLWERDKSITKTRYNLTPFAISLNELTHGLRELLPPTDSRLRPDQRHLENGEYELANAEKLRLEQLQRQARKMQDRGWQPKWFVRDEDGCYRYVGGYWEAREAHNWDGIPDIFRQPCDLPVCVTEE; encoded by the exons ATGAGCATGAATCCGCTTTGCTGCATCGCTCCGGTGTCAGTTGAGAAGGATCGAGCTGGGTTGAGACCTCAAACCCTAAGTCAGGAGTTGGTCTCCGATGATGTTGTTGTTTATGATAGTAGCAACAATGCGGGTGCCAATCCGGTGAGGTACAGCTCGAGGCGGAGTTTGTCGATCGGAAATGATGTTCTGGCGGCGGTTGGCGGTGGCGGAGGAGTGGATTTGGCTAAGGAAAGATGCGATGAGAATGTTGAAACGAAGAGCTGTGTCGGGGTTTTGTATAAGTGGGTGAATTACGGGAAAGGGTGGAGGGCTAGGTGGTTTGTGTTGGAAGATGGTGTTCTGTCGTATTACAAAGTTCATGGCCCGGATAAAATCGTGGTTGGTAACGGAAGAGAGAATGGCGTAAAAGTGATTGGTGCGGAGAGTTTGAGGTACATTAGGAAGTGTAATCTTGGAAGTGTGAGTGTTAATGGTCATTTGGGAAATGGGTTTGGGTCAGGGAAGCAGTGGAAGCCATTCGGGGAAGTACACTTGAAG GTTTCTTCAGTTCGGGCCAGCAAGTCAGATGATAAAAGGCTTTCCATATTCTCAGGGACAAGAACTCTTCATCTGCGATGTGAATCAAAAGAAGACAGAGCCTCATGGATTGAAGCACTTCTGGTTGCTAAAGATAAATTCCCTAGACTATTAACAAGTAACGACCTAGCAAGTTCAGAAGAATTCATTGTTTCAACAGAAAAGCTGCGAGCACGGTTAGTGCAGGATGGCATTAGTGAGACAGTAGTTAAAGATTGCGAGTCTATAATGCTGGGTGAGCTTTCTGAGATTCAGAATCAGTTAAGGACCCTTCAACTCAAACATATATTGCTGCTGGATACGTTGAGGCGACTGGAG ACAGAGAAAATTGAATTGGAAACAACTGTTGTTGATGAGACGAAGGGACGAGATTCTTGCAGTGGACAGGGGAATAGAAGGTTTAGTG ATTTCTATTCAGTTTTGTCAGAGGGCAGTGCAAGTGACTCAGATGCAGACATCGAAAGTAGATATGGAGGAGATGTTGAAACAGATGAAGATGAAGGAATCTTTTTCGACACAAATGACTTTCTGTCAGCAGAGTCTCTAAGAAGTGCTTCATACCGAAGCAGAGATAATTCACTTTATGCTTGTGAAGCAGACTTTTACTTTTCTGGTCGTTTGAGAGAAATTGGAATGGGAACAAAGGAAATTGAATTTCCATATGTCAGGAGAAGGGATAATTTACCAGAACCAAAGGAGAAAGAGAAGCCAGTTGGATTATGGTCAATAATTAAGGATAACATCGGCAAAGATTTGTCTGGTGTTTGCCTTCCCGTTTACTTCAATGAGCCTCTATCCTCGTTGCAAAAATGTTTTGAAGATTTGGAGCATTCATATCTTGTTGACCGGGCACTGGAATGGGGAAAACAG GGAAATGATTTGATGAGAATTTTAAATGTAGCAGCTTTTGCAGTGTCGGGTTATGCCTCAACTGAAGGCCGGCAATGCAAACCTTTCAATCCTCTCCTTGGCGAAACCTATGAGGCTGACTATCCTGATAAGGGCTTAAAATTCTTCTCTGAAAAG GTGAGTCATCATCCAATGATTGTGGCTTGTCATTGTGAAGGCAGAGGTTGGAAGTTTTGGGGAGATTCTAATCTTAAAGGAAAGTTCTGGGGTCGTTCCATCCAGCTTGATCCTGTGGGGACATTGACTCTGCAGTTTGAAGATGGTGAGACATTTCAGTGGAGCAAAGTCACTACTTCTATTTACAACATCATAATCGGTAAAATCTATTGTGACCACTATGGCACCATGCGCATCAAAGGCAGTGGAAATTATTCTTGCAAGCTTAAATTCAAGGAGCAGTCTATCATAGACCGAAATCCACATCAG GTTCATGGTTTCGTGCAAGACAATAGGACCGGAGAGAAGGTTGCCGTGTTGCTGGGTAAGTGGGATGAGGCAATGTATTATGTGATGGGAGATCCAAGTACTAAGCCAAAGGGTTACGATCCAATGACTGAAACGGTGTTGCTATGGGAAAGGGATAAGTCTATTACCAAGACAAGATATAATCTCACACCATTTGCCATATCTTTGAATGAATTGACACATGGTTTACGGGAGCTACTGCCACCAACTGACTCGAGGTTGAGACCCGACCAAAGACATTTAGAGAATGGGGAATATGAACTTGCAAATGCAGAGAAGCTTAGACTTGAACAATTGCAGAGACAG gCGAGGAAGATGCAAGACAGGGGCTGGCAACCAAAATGGTTCGTTAGGGACGAAGATGGTTGCTATCGCTATGTGGGTGGATACTGGGAAGCGAGAGAAGCCCATAATTGGGACGGCATCCCTGATATATTCCGGCAGCCCTGTGATCTCCCTGTTTGTGTAACTGAAGAGTGA